In Ovis canadensis isolate MfBH-ARS-UI-01 breed Bighorn chromosome 3, ARS-UI_OviCan_v2, whole genome shotgun sequence, one DNA window encodes the following:
- the CBX6 gene encoding chromobox protein homolog 6 — protein MELSAVGERVFAAESIIKRRIRKGRIEYLVKWKGWAIKYSTWEPEENILDSRLIAAFEQKERERELYGPKKRGPKPKTFLLKARAQAEALRISDVHFSVKPSASASSPKLHSSAAVHRLKKDIRRCHRMSRRPLPRPDPQGGSPGLRPPISPFSETVRIINRKVKPREPKRNRIILNLKVIDKGPGAGGAGQGTGALARPKVPSRNRVIGKSKKFSESILRTQVRHMKFGTFALYNKPPPGPLQPPPAGKTDIAASPSQGLLLAPPSAPYDARSSSSSSCPSPAPHSSEPEDVPPKLLPETTSPSAPDWREPEVLDLSLPPEAAAASKRAPPEVPAAASQALPAVPEPAGAASEPEAGDWRPEMSPCSNVVVTDVTSNLLTVTIKEFCNPEDFEKVAAGVAGAAAGGGSGGASK, from the exons ATGGAGCTGTCTGCAGTGGGCGAGCGGGTCTTCGCGGCCGAATCTATCATCAAACGGCGGATCCGAAAG gGACGCATCGAGTACCTGGTGAAATGGAAGGGGTGGGCCATCAA GTACAGCACTTGGGAGCCCGAAGAGAACATCCTAGACTCGCGGCTCATTGCAGCCTTCGAACAGAA GGAGCGGGAGCGTGAGCTGTATGGACCCAAGAAGAGGGGACCCAAACCCAAAACTTTCCTCCTGAAG GCGCGGGCCCAGGCGGAGGCCCTCCGCATCAGCGACGTGCATTTCTCGGTCAAGCCGAGCGCCAGCGCCTCCTCACCCAAGCTGCATTCCAGCGCTGCGGTGCACCGGCTCAAGAAGGACATCCGCCGCTGCCACCGCATGTCCCgccgccccctgccccgcccagACCCCCAGGGGGGCAGCCCCGGCCTTCGCCCCCCCATCTCCCCCTTCTCTGAGACGGTGCGCATCATCAATCGCAAGGTCAAGCCGCGGGAGCCAAAGCGGAACCGCATTATCCTGAACCTGAAGGTGATCGACAAGGGCCCGGGCGCCGGTGGCGCCGGGCAGGGGACTGGGGCTCTGGCCCGCCCCAAAGTCCCGTCTCGGAACCGCGTCATCGGCAAGAGCAAGAAGTTCAGCGAGAGCATCCTGCGTACGCAGGTCCGCCACATGAAGTTCGGCACGTTCGCGCTGTACAACAAGCCCCCGCCCGGCCCTCTGCAGCCCCCGCCTGCCGGCAAGACCGACATCGCCGCCTCCCCCAGCCAGGGGCTGCTCCTGGCGCCCCCCAGTGCCCCCTACGACGCCCGCAGCTCCAGCTCTTCCAGCTGCCCCTCGCCCGCCCCGCACTCCTCCGAGCCGGAGGACGTGCCCCCCAAGCTGCTCCCGGAGACCACGAGCCCGTCGGCCCCCGACTGGCGGGAGCCCGAGGTGCTTGACCTGTCCCTCCCGCCCGAGGCGGCGGCCGCCAGCAAGCGGGCGCCTCCCGAGGTCCCTGCAGCTGCCAGCCAGGCCCTTCCCGCTGTCCCTGAGCCGGCCGGCGCCGCCTCCGAGCCCGAGGCGGGGGACTGGCGCCCTGAGATGTCACCCTGCTCCAACGTGGTCGTCACCGACGTCACCAGCAACCTCCTCACGGTCACTATCAAGGAATTCTGCAACCCGGAGGATTTCGAGAAGGTGGCTGCTGGAGTAGCAGGCGCCGCAGCAGGGGGTGGCAGCGGCGGGGCGAGCAAGTAA